One Flagellimonas sp. CMM7 genomic region harbors:
- a CDS encoding DUF6730 family protein, with translation MAKLDEIAELLTEELKNFEHSVNRMEKLKEFLIGYKVSADTADIDFLLKEYNDSQKKAIKEQNKLLANVIYHVKRSIAFPKWAVQLFWSFLITVLLVLGYAIFQISSIPKKEQAAFSQGESNAVRHFERFMVETPEASALYEEWRNPKDKK, from the coding sequence ATGGCAAAGCTTGATGAAATAGCAGAATTGTTGACGGAGGAACTGAAGAATTTTGAACATTCAGTAAATCGAATGGAAAAACTGAAAGAGTTTCTTATAGGATACAAAGTTTCAGCAGACACCGCTGATATTGACTTCCTTCTAAAAGAGTACAACGATAGTCAAAAGAAAGCAATTAAAGAACAGAACAAACTATTGGCAAATGTCATCTACCATGTCAAGAGATCTATTGCCTTTCCAAAATGGGCGGTACAGTTGTTCTGGAGTTTTTTGATCACTGTTTTGCTGGTCCTGGGATATGCTATATTCCAGATTTCGAGCATCCCAAAAAAGGAGCAGGCCGCTTTTTCACAAGGTGAAAGTAACGCAGTCAGGCACTTTGAACGATTTATGGTGGAAACCCCAGAGGCAAGTGCCCTTTATGAAGAATGGCGCAACCCCAAAGACAAAAAGTAG
- a CDS encoding type II toxin-antitoxin system HigB family toxin has translation MHVISFKILRDYFSKKPSARVALQDWYRRTKKAEWESYADLKNTFNSADNVGNNRYVFNIKGNHYRIVAIVRFKYKKVLIRWIGNHRDYDKIKNIDKL, from the coding sequence GTGCATGTTATTTCATTTAAAATATTAAGGGACTATTTCTCGAAAAAACCAAGTGCTAGGGTTGCACTCCAAGACTGGTATAGAAGAACGAAGAAAGCAGAATGGGAAAGTTATGCTGATTTGAAGAACACATTCAACTCGGCTGATAATGTTGGAAACAATAGATATGTTTTTAATATCAAGGGAAACCATTATCGCATCGTGGCGATTGTACGATTTAAATACAAGAAAGTATTGATACGGTGGATTGGTAACCATCGTGATTATGATAAAATAAAGAATATCGACAAATTATAG
- a CDS encoding helix-turn-helix domain-containing protein, giving the protein MDYLKLEERLERIERLLSSSKEVLTFEEACEYMGVSRSFLYKLTSRRQIPHSKPNGKMIFFEKKILNLWLLQNKKKSKAELEAEALKYALRNKKN; this is encoded by the coding sequence ATGGATTATTTAAAACTAGAGGAACGTCTTGAACGTATAGAACGATTACTGTCAAGTAGCAAGGAAGTATTGACATTTGAAGAAGCCTGTGAATACATGGGCGTTTCACGAAGCTTTTTGTACAAACTTACTTCAAGAAGACAGATACCACACTCAAAACCCAATGGTAAAATGATATTCTTCGAAAAGAAGATACTCAATCTTTGGCTATTGCAGAATAAGAAAAAATCAAAAGCTGAATTGGAAGCAGAGGCACTTAAATATGCACTTAGAAATAAAAAGAATTGA
- a CDS encoding relaxase/mobilization nuclease domain-containing protein, whose translation MIGMGNSISHTSASMAYGLREEKRPEIVHSQFLAGDTPKEISQEFRTIQQQNHQCKKNTLSFVLSPTIKDGQEMKNRELQEITKRFLKQIKLQENQAIAFVHRNRKHVHIHLYVNRINFQGQAYKDSFIGKRSQQAAERVAKEMGLTTVRDVQQQKLDKAKDMRMILKRIHEKVISEIRPKDFDQYIKAMEAHPVKVIPSINKQNQLQGFRFELAGQNLKGSEVHRSMSMNRIAEEISFNKNVLEKAKTENTLKLLGKAVNISPNLAARITAKVVKHTIKKSIDLGMGI comes from the coding sequence ATGATTGGAATGGGAAACTCCATATCGCACACATCGGCATCCATGGCCTACGGACTTCGAGAGGAAAAAAGACCAGAGATTGTCCACAGTCAATTTCTGGCCGGGGATACTCCGAAAGAGATTAGCCAGGAGTTCAGGACGATTCAACAACAGAATCATCAATGCAAAAAGAACACCTTGAGTTTTGTGCTCAGCCCCACCATCAAAGATGGGCAAGAAATGAAAAATAGAGAACTCCAAGAAATCACAAAGCGCTTTTTAAAACAGATCAAACTACAGGAGAACCAGGCCATTGCCTTTGTACACAGAAACAGAAAGCACGTCCATATCCATTTGTATGTGAACCGAATCAATTTTCAGGGACAGGCCTACAAAGATAGCTTCATAGGAAAACGGAGCCAACAAGCTGCGGAACGGGTGGCAAAGGAAATGGGATTGACCACTGTTCGAGATGTCCAACAACAAAAACTGGACAAGGCCAAGGATATGCGGATGATTCTTAAAAGAATCCACGAAAAGGTTATCAGTGAGATTAGGCCAAAGGACTTTGACCAATACATCAAGGCTATGGAAGCCCATCCTGTTAAGGTTATCCCATCCATCAACAAACAGAACCAATTACAAGGTTTTCGGTTTGAGTTAGCTGGGCAAAATCTAAAGGGCAGTGAGGTTCACCGTTCCATGTCCATGAACAGAATAGCCGAAGAAATTAGTTTCAACAAAAACGTATTGGAAAAAGCTAAAACAGAGAATACCTTAAAACTATTGGGAAAGGCCGTAAACATCTCTCCAAATCTTGCTGCCAGAATAACTGCCAAGGTTGTAAAACATACCATCAAAAAGAGCATAGACCTTGGAATGGGCATTTAA
- a CDS encoding G8 domain-containing protein — MTKSNLKKRLPNKFGRLFLGILFNSLVLSCNIVAQTPLQVAGAATKTAIQNGNWSEASTWGGSIPDSDSRVLIPDGITVTVDGMIAEEMKSIRIAKGAKLQYATNVNTELRTEYLVSEMGGIFEIGTASNKISPNVKASLIFAERGGTTQVEDPERFAPGAVLMGPVRMHGAEKTNWLAFNNANQPSKGTTKLVLNKAPSGWQIGDKLALAGTDINSFTSDEVVEITGVSGGIITIKTPLLRDHKAPSQASDLDVHIANLSRNVVITSENTSVTSIRGDFHKPRGHMMFMHNQDVDLRYVEANNTGRTDKSILLDDWDFEDLARGKSTGNPVPKGGRNPRGRYSFHFHRGAVDTGVYPAKAFLPKPAHVEGCVVNNDPGWGFVNHSSRVNFLGNVSYDVVGSAFCTESGNETGSFVENIAIRTYNPAEPMTTEPRPRNSYVDGEPTQALADIREGRQDFAWQGDGFWFHGTGVTVDGNVVAGSTGHAYVYWVDGLIEKGLGMARGDIDTHVPANEFPVLNKALKDWKAQYPGFVLDIWYLQPRPFRNNTAYTLARGVHTYYVHTEFHLSREQSSDPEEWMNLTPDIYRKQLNLVFDNTVLWNIRRRGFGHNHTSNVTIKNSRVVGYNASQELEDYGTNPLPGIIAEEPVAIGMDLDFYHNTFNWNLINNTIEGFSGNAIGLTTPLNANVVIDGGTFNNSGTDIEIKNPTHEPEEDFPLVFDKGNPKVIIKENAGPIRFLNVNKNIVLLPQLHNNRFDQDAFPLIGPAKEGNWFFTPQDIVLKFGEFKNSKVYYHAQDPEYIPFREEIRFSLRGRRSECLEKKYIGKTNKQLSLQNSGVSFAGAIAPITATKHPMIIGGKVFGVSTD, encoded by the coding sequence ATGACTAAATCAAATTTGAAGAAAAGACTTCCGAATAAATTTGGACGATTGTTCCTAGGAATTTTGTTTAATTCCTTAGTTCTATCCTGCAATATTGTTGCCCAAACACCTCTACAAGTAGCAGGGGCCGCCACGAAAACAGCTATTCAAAATGGTAATTGGAGTGAGGCATCCACTTGGGGTGGCTCCATACCTGATAGTGATTCGCGTGTCCTTATTCCAGATGGTATTACAGTGACAGTGGACGGCATGATTGCTGAGGAAATGAAATCCATCCGTATAGCAAAGGGAGCCAAGCTTCAATACGCCACAAACGTTAATACGGAGTTAAGAACAGAGTATTTAGTTAGTGAAATGGGCGGTATTTTTGAAATAGGAACAGCCTCAAATAAAATTTCACCAAATGTCAAAGCAAGTTTGATATTTGCCGAAAGGGGAGGGACGACCCAAGTTGAAGACCCAGAGCGGTTTGCCCCCGGCGCAGTATTGATGGGGCCTGTAAGAATGCACGGTGCCGAGAAAACGAACTGGTTGGCTTTTAATAATGCTAATCAGCCCTCAAAAGGAACTACGAAATTGGTTTTAAATAAGGCTCCATCGGGTTGGCAAATAGGCGATAAACTGGCTTTGGCCGGAACAGATATTAATAGTTTTACTAGTGATGAAGTAGTGGAAATTACCGGTGTTTCAGGAGGTATTATCACCATAAAGACGCCTTTGTTAAGAGATCATAAGGCGCCATCTCAGGCTTCGGACTTAGATGTACACATTGCTAATCTATCTCGAAATGTTGTAATAACTTCAGAAAACACTAGTGTGACTTCAATACGTGGAGACTTTCATAAGCCTAGAGGTCATATGATGTTTATGCATAATCAAGATGTGGATTTGAGATATGTAGAGGCTAATAACACTGGGCGTACTGATAAATCAATCCTCCTTGATGATTGGGATTTTGAAGATTTAGCCAGAGGAAAAAGTACGGGTAACCCTGTCCCCAAAGGAGGTAGGAACCCAAGAGGTCGGTATTCTTTCCATTTTCACAGGGGAGCGGTAGATACCGGTGTATATCCAGCAAAAGCTTTTTTGCCAAAACCTGCACATGTAGAAGGTTGTGTGGTAAATAATGATCCAGGGTGGGGTTTTGTAAACCACTCATCCCGAGTAAACTTTCTAGGAAACGTGAGTTACGATGTTGTTGGAAGTGCCTTTTGTACCGAATCTGGAAATGAAACAGGTTCTTTTGTTGAAAATATAGCCATAAGAACTTATAATCCCGCAGAGCCTATGACAACAGAGCCTAGACCCCGAAATTCATATGTTGATGGCGAGCCAACACAGGCTCTGGCCGATATTAGGGAAGGTAGGCAAGATTTTGCGTGGCAGGGTGATGGATTTTGGTTTCATGGTACTGGGGTGACCGTTGATGGGAATGTAGTAGCAGGTTCAACAGGACACGCCTATGTATACTGGGTAGACGGACTAATTGAAAAAGGATTGGGTATGGCAAGAGGTGATATAGATACCCATGTGCCAGCAAATGAATTTCCTGTATTGAATAAAGCCTTAAAAGACTGGAAAGCACAATATCCGGGTTTCGTTTTGGATATATGGTATTTACAGCCCAGACCCTTTCGTAATAATACAGCCTACACTTTGGCTAGGGGAGTGCACACTTACTATGTACATACTGAATTTCACCTCAGTAGAGAACAAAGTTCCGATCCAGAAGAGTGGATGAACTTAACCCCGGATATTTATAGAAAACAACTCAACCTTGTGTTTGATAACACGGTATTGTGGAACATACGAAGAAGAGGTTTTGGTCACAACCATACCTCGAATGTGACCATTAAAAACTCTAGAGTAGTTGGTTACAATGCTTCTCAAGAGCTTGAAGACTATGGCACCAACCCACTTCCAGGAATTATAGCTGAGGAGCCTGTTGCAATTGGAATGGATTTAGATTTCTATCACAATACATTCAACTGGAATTTGATAAACAATACAATTGAAGGGTTTTCTGGAAATGCCATAGGGCTTACTACACCATTGAATGCCAATGTTGTGATTGATGGAGGAACTTTCAATAATTCAGGAACGGATATAGAAATAAAAAACCCTACCCATGAACCTGAAGAGGATTTCCCACTTGTTTTTGATAAAGGCAATCCAAAGGTTATTATTAAAGAAAATGCTGGACCTATCCGTTTTTTAAATGTAAATAAGAATATTGTACTATTACCTCAATTGCATAACAATAGGTTTGATCAAGATGCTTTTCCTTTGATAGGGCCGGCTAAAGAAGGAAATTGGTTTTTCACTCCCCAAGATATTGTATTAAAATTTGGAGAATTCAAAAACTCCAAAGTTTATTATCATGCACAAGACCCTGAATATATACCCTTTAGAGAAGAAATCAGATTTTCGTTAAGAGGAAGGCGTTCAGAGTGCCTGGAAAAAAAGTATATAGGCAAGACAAATAAGCAATTAAGTTTACAGAATAGTGGAGTATCTTTTGCAGGAGCTATTGCCCCTATTACAGCTACAAAACATCCAATGATTATTGGAGGTAAGGTTTTTGGAGTTTCTACAGATTAG
- a CDS encoding IS110 family transposase: protein MNEFIKKKHYVGVDISNATLDLALMKEHGFGEFRTDNSLKGFSLVLKWIREQGLELEECAFCMEHTGTYGLLFCAWLAQQGILFCVESGLHIKRSLGMTRGKNDKVDAKRIADYAFTHRAKLKPYEMPSPLLVKIKQLLTYREQMVRIRTSLKNSLKSHKRYLPVSGMDSIIAQIEAQIEQQDVIIVGIKQQIMDIIKSDVELSRNHTLISSVKGVGVIIGAFMLVSTNNFTSFDNGRKYACYAGIAPFEFSSGTSIRGKTRTSKFGNKTIKTLLNNGVNSAIRYDEQIRKYYKRKREQGKDHKVIVNAICCKLVNRMFAVVKRQTPYVEVYGQNFVQ, encoded by the coding sequence ATGAACGAATTTATCAAGAAAAAACATTATGTCGGGGTTGACATCAGCAATGCCACGCTGGACCTGGCACTGATGAAGGAGCACGGATTTGGCGAGTTCAGGACGGACAACTCCCTTAAGGGCTTCTCCCTTGTCCTAAAATGGATAAGGGAACAGGGACTGGAGTTGGAAGAATGCGCATTCTGTATGGAGCATACGGGAACCTATGGACTGTTGTTCTGTGCATGGCTGGCCCAACAGGGGATTTTGTTCTGTGTGGAGTCCGGGCTGCACATCAAACGTAGTCTGGGGATGACCCGTGGTAAGAACGACAAGGTAGACGCCAAGCGGATAGCTGATTATGCTTTCACCCATAGGGCAAAGCTCAAGCCCTATGAAATGCCCTCCCCCTTATTGGTCAAGATAAAGCAATTGTTGACCTACCGGGAACAGATGGTCAGGATAAGGACATCGCTTAAGAACAGCCTTAAAAGTCACAAGAGGTATCTGCCCGTAAGTGGAATGGACAGTATCATTGCCCAAATAGAGGCACAAATTGAACAACAGGACGTAATAATTGTGGGCATCAAACAGCAGATAATGGATATTATCAAGAGTGACGTGGAACTGAGCAGGAACCATACGCTTATTTCATCGGTCAAGGGGGTCGGGGTCATCATAGGGGCCTTCATGCTCGTCTCCACCAACAACTTTACCAGTTTCGACAACGGCCGTAAATACGCCTGTTATGCGGGGATAGCCCCCTTTGAGTTCAGTTCGGGTACTTCCATTAGGGGAAAGACCAGAACCAGCAAGTTCGGTAACAAGACCATAAAGACATTGCTCAACAACGGTGTAAATTCAGCGATCAGATATGATGAACAGATAAGAAAATACTATAAGAGGAAAAGGGAACAGGGCAAGGACCATAAGGTTATTGTCAATGCAATTTGCTGCAAACTGGTGAACCGGATGTTCGCGGTGGTAAAGAGGCAAACTCCCTATGTGGAAGTCTATGGACAGAATTTTGTCCAATGA
- the mbpA gene encoding mobilization protein MbpA — translation MKREHIQFRCSIYEKKLLKIKAKKAGLSISEYCRRAAFDDRIIERLSEDQIEAYKLLVQYQNNFKRIGNMFRKRNPKLADEVTQLAKEIREHLLSFRV, via the coding sequence ATGAAAAGGGAACACATCCAGTTCCGATGTAGCATCTATGAAAAGAAGCTATTGAAAATCAAGGCCAAAAAGGCAGGGCTCTCCATTAGTGAGTATTGTCGCCGTGCCGCATTTGATGACAGAATTATTGAACGTTTATCAGAAGATCAAATCGAGGCCTATAAGTTACTGGTGCAGTACCAGAACAATTTCAAACGCATCGGGAATATGTTTCGAAAGCGGAATCCAAAATTGGCGGATGAAGTCACCCAGTTGGCAAAAGAAATCAGGGAGCACCTTTTAAGTTTTAGGGTATGA